One genomic region from Paraburkholderia azotifigens encodes:
- the mpl gene encoding UDP-N-acetylmuramate:L-alanyl-gamma-D-glutamyl-meso-diaminopimelate ligase, whose product MHIHILGICGTFMGGLAVLARNAGHTVTGCDAGVYPPMSTQLEAQGIKLIEGWGVEQLELKPDLFVVGNVVTRGNPLMEEILNRGLPYTSGPQWLGEHVLNGKWVLAVAGTHGKTTTTSMLTWLLEDAGMNPGFLIGGVPLNFGVSARLTDSSFFVIEADEYDTAFFDKRSKFVHYRPRTAILNNLEFDHADIFADLAAIETQFHHLVRTVPGIGRVISNGREAALDRVLSRGCWSEVERFGVEGGWQALPAEDGVAVDERFAVYHNGERVGVVDWQAQGDHNRMNAIAAIAAARHIGVPPAQAAKSLATFRNVKRRMEVRGSVDGVTVYDDFAHHPTAIETTVAGLRTRIGRTNTRILAVLEPRSNTMKLGVMKAQLPSSLADADLVFGYGAPSGKDALGWNLAEALAPMGDKAQAFNDIDTLVKAIVGAAQPGDQVLVMSNGGFGGVHQKLLDALSARPAAQARGVA is encoded by the coding sequence ATGCACATTCACATCCTCGGCATCTGCGGCACGTTCATGGGTGGTCTCGCGGTTCTCGCGCGCAACGCCGGTCACACGGTGACGGGCTGCGACGCCGGCGTCTATCCGCCGATGAGCACGCAACTCGAGGCGCAAGGCATCAAGCTGATCGAAGGCTGGGGCGTCGAGCAGCTCGAACTGAAGCCGGACCTGTTCGTGGTCGGCAACGTGGTGACGCGCGGCAATCCGCTGATGGAAGAAATCCTGAATCGCGGGCTGCCGTACACGTCCGGGCCGCAGTGGCTCGGCGAGCATGTGCTGAACGGCAAGTGGGTGCTGGCCGTGGCGGGCACGCACGGCAAGACCACGACGACCTCGATGCTGACGTGGCTGCTCGAAGACGCGGGCATGAACCCGGGCTTTCTGATCGGCGGCGTGCCGCTGAACTTCGGCGTGTCGGCGCGGCTGACCGATTCGAGCTTCTTCGTGATCGAAGCCGACGAGTACGACACGGCATTTTTCGACAAGCGCTCGAAATTCGTCCATTACCGGCCGCGCACCGCGATCCTGAACAATCTGGAATTCGATCACGCGGACATCTTCGCCGATCTCGCCGCGATCGAAACGCAATTCCATCATCTCGTGCGCACGGTGCCGGGCATTGGCCGTGTCATCTCGAACGGCCGCGAGGCTGCACTCGACCGCGTGCTCTCTCGCGGCTGCTGGAGCGAGGTGGAGCGTTTCGGCGTCGAGGGCGGCTGGCAGGCGCTGCCGGCTGAAGACGGTGTCGCCGTCGACGAGCGCTTTGCCGTCTATCACAACGGCGAGCGCGTCGGCGTAGTCGACTGGCAGGCGCAGGGCGATCACAACCGGATGAACGCGATCGCCGCGATCGCCGCCGCGCGTCATATCGGCGTGCCGCCCGCGCAGGCCGCGAAGTCGCTGGCGACGTTCCGTAACGTGAAGCGCCGGATGGAAGTGCGCGGCAGCGTCGACGGCGTGACCGTCTACGACGACTTCGCGCATCACCCGACAGCGATCGAAACCACGGTCGCCGGTCTGCGCACTCGCATCGGCCGGACGAACACCCGCATTCTCGCCGTGCTGGAGCCGCGCTCGAACACGATGAAGCTCGGCGTGATGAAAGCGCAATTGCCGTCGAGTCTCGCCGACGCCGATCTCGTGTTCGGCTACGGCGCGCCGTCGGGCAAGGACGCACTCGGCTGGAATCTCGCCGAAGCGCTCGCGCCGATGGGCGACAAGGCGCAGGCGTTCAACGACATCGATACGCTCGTCAAAGCCATCGTCGGTGCCGCGCAGCCGGGCGATCAGGTGCTGGTGATGAGCAACGGCGGGTTCGGCGGCGTGCACCAGAAGCTGCTCGACGCGCTGTCGGCTCGACCGGCGGCGCAGGCGCGGGGCGTCGCGTGA
- a CDS encoding YqiA/YcfP family alpha/beta fold hydrolase produces the protein MILYLHGFRSSPNSFKARVMAGRLAALGRSAEWCCPMLPVSPLETVALAEEIVAKEKPARVTLVGSSLGGYFATHLAEKHGWRAVLLNPAVVPQRDLSHYLGEQPLWHGGGSIVVEPHHLDELRALGVAQVTHPERYYLFAATGDEVLDYREMLAHYPGVRTKLIEGSDHAISEFPDYVDDVLAFCDAADAEPPAPREAT, from the coding sequence GTGATTCTTTATCTGCACGGCTTCCGCTCGTCGCCCAATTCCTTCAAGGCGCGCGTGATGGCCGGGCGCCTCGCGGCGCTTGGCCGCAGCGCGGAGTGGTGCTGTCCGATGCTGCCCGTGTCGCCGCTGGAAACGGTGGCGCTCGCCGAGGAAATCGTCGCGAAGGAGAAGCCGGCGCGCGTGACGCTGGTCGGCAGTTCGCTCGGCGGCTACTTCGCGACGCATCTCGCCGAAAAGCACGGCTGGCGCGCGGTGCTGCTCAACCCGGCCGTCGTGCCGCAGCGCGATCTGAGTCACTATCTCGGCGAGCAGCCGTTGTGGCATGGCGGCGGCAGCATCGTCGTCGAGCCGCATCATCTTGATGAATTGCGTGCGTTAGGCGTCGCGCAGGTCACGCATCCCGAACGCTATTATCTGTTTGCTGCCACCGGCGACGAAGTGCTCGATTATCGCGAGATGCTCGCGCACTATCCCGGCGTGCGGACAAAGCTGATCGAAGGCAGCGACCACGCGATCAGCGAGTTTCCCGACTATGTCGACGACGTGCTCGCATTTTGCGACGCCGCCGACGCCGAGCCGCCCGCGCCACGCGAGGCGACATGA
- a CDS encoding ribonuclease catalytic domain-containing protein has translation MNVFFEESGSFKAGSVLSRQGDAFQVELPGGRRAKVRAKDVLIEFDKPTAGELMEQADVVAQDIDLDFLWECAPEEEFPFATLGAEYFGDTFGPVERAALILRMHGSPIYFRRKGRGQYQRAPEEQLKMALASLERKRQQALVQQGYEDELKAGRLPDGFQSKALGLLTKPDKNSIEYKALEAAAAARGISAARLMLECGGIPSARALHEARFLSEFFPHGTGFPPVTVGELPEDLPQAEVEAFSIDDVTTTEIDDAFSVEHLSDGRVRIGIHIAAPALGIERGDAVDAIARGRLSTVYMPGDKITMLPDGVVDRFTLAEGGLRPALSLYSIVKRETQEIVASETRAELVYVKNNLRHNTLDELVTEEALANGTGEYPHKDDIAVLWPFAQALFEKRQLARAGYGLRREVQRNTDYNFYVDGEHISITPRRRGSPLDTIVAELAILANSTWGAFLHDHGVPGIYRSQRAFGAPTGPKRTRMQTTAAPHEGLGVAQYAWSTSPLRRYVDLVNQWQLIACVQHGVTAKLAAPFKPKDADLFAVVQGFDDTYTAYADHQRRMEYFWCLRWLMQENRKQVAASVVKGDLVRLEEVPLLLHVPGLGVHARGTRLMLEVMSVDELTVEASVRLLHVIDAPTVTSGTEEEEEADEEIIDAADQSAESEAEAQAEADTNAAGEAEGEQRADQQNDSTQHATEQGQ, from the coding sequence GTGAACGTTTTCTTCGAGGAATCGGGTAGTTTCAAGGCGGGCAGCGTGCTGTCGCGTCAAGGCGACGCGTTTCAGGTCGAACTGCCGGGCGGACGTCGCGCGAAAGTCCGCGCGAAAGACGTGCTGATCGAGTTCGACAAGCCGACGGCGGGCGAACTGATGGAACAGGCCGACGTCGTCGCGCAGGACATCGATCTGGACTTCCTGTGGGAATGCGCGCCCGAAGAGGAGTTTCCGTTTGCGACGCTCGGCGCCGAGTATTTCGGCGACACCTTCGGGCCCGTCGAGCGCGCCGCGCTGATTCTGCGCATGCACGGCTCGCCCATCTATTTCCGCCGCAAGGGGCGTGGCCAGTATCAGCGCGCGCCGGAAGAGCAGCTGAAAATGGCGCTCGCATCGCTCGAGCGCAAGCGCCAGCAGGCGCTCGTCCAGCAGGGCTATGAAGACGAACTGAAGGCGGGCCGACTTCCGGACGGCTTCCAGAGCAAGGCGCTCGGCCTCCTGACGAAGCCCGACAAAAATTCGATCGAATACAAGGCGCTCGAAGCGGCTGCGGCGGCGCGCGGCATTTCGGCAGCGCGCCTGATGCTCGAATGCGGCGGCATTCCGTCGGCTCGCGCGCTGCACGAAGCGCGCTTCCTGTCGGAATTCTTCCCGCACGGCACGGGTTTCCCACCCGTGACGGTCGGCGAATTGCCGGAAGATCTGCCGCAAGCCGAAGTCGAAGCGTTCTCGATCGACGACGTCACGACGACGGAAATCGACGATGCTTTCTCCGTCGAGCATCTGTCCGATGGCCGCGTGCGGATCGGCATTCACATCGCCGCACCGGCGCTTGGCATCGAACGCGGCGATGCCGTCGATGCGATCGCGCGTGGCCGGCTGTCCACGGTTTACATGCCGGGCGACAAGATCACGATGCTGCCCGACGGCGTGGTCGACCGCTTCACGCTCGCCGAAGGCGGGCTGCGTCCGGCGCTGTCGCTGTACAGCATCGTCAAGCGCGAAACGCAGGAGATCGTCGCGAGCGAAACGCGCGCCGAGCTCGTCTACGTGAAGAACAACCTGCGCCACAACACGCTCGATGAACTGGTGACGGAAGAGGCGCTCGCCAACGGCACGGGCGAGTATCCGCACAAGGACGATATCGCGGTGCTGTGGCCGTTCGCGCAGGCGCTGTTCGAGAAACGCCAGCTCGCGCGCGCCGGTTACGGCCTCAGGCGCGAAGTGCAGCGCAATACGGACTACAACTTCTACGTCGACGGCGAGCACATTTCGATCACGCCGCGCCGGCGCGGCTCGCCGCTCGATACGATCGTCGCCGAACTGGCGATTCTCGCGAACTCGACGTGGGGCGCGTTCCTGCACGATCACGGCGTGCCGGGCATCTATCGTTCGCAGCGCGCGTTTGGTGCGCCGACGGGCCCGAAGCGCACCCGCATGCAAACGACGGCCGCGCCGCACGAAGGTCTCGGTGTTGCGCAGTACGCGTGGAGCACGTCCCCGCTGCGCCGCTATGTCGACCTCGTCAACCAGTGGCAGCTGATCGCGTGCGTGCAGCACGGCGTGACGGCGAAGCTCGCGGCGCCGTTCAAGCCGAAAGACGCCGATCTGTTCGCCGTCGTGCAAGGTTTCGACGATACGTACACCGCGTACGCCGATCATCAGCGCCGCATGGAGTATTTCTGGTGTCTGCGCTGGCTCATGCAGGAAAACCGCAAGCAGGTGGCCGCGTCCGTCGTGAAGGGCGATCTGGTGCGCCTCGAAGAAGTGCCGCTGCTGCTGCATGTGCCGGGTCTCGGCGTGCATGCACGCGGCACGAGGCTGATGCTCGAAGTGATGTCGGTGGATGAACTGACGGTCGAAGCCTCCGTCCGTCTCCTGCACGTGATCGATGCGCCGACCGTGACAAGCGGCACGGAAGAAGAGGAAGAGGCTGACGAGGAAATCATCGACGCCGCCGACCAATCCGCCGAAAGCGAAGCCGAAGCGCAGGCCGAAGCCGATACGAACGCGGCAGGCGAAGCAGAAGGGGAACAGCGCGCCGATCAGCAGAACGACTCGACGCAGCACGCGACGGAGCAAGGCCAATGA
- the aroE gene encoding shikimate dehydrogenase, with amino-acid sequence MSSNRTTPRDKYAVIGNPIAHSKSPLIHAQFAEQTGEPVEYGRLLAPVDQFVAHVRAFIEEGGRGMNVTVPFKLDAHAFATTLSPRAAAAGAVNTLRFEKDGGVYGDNTDGFGLVRDIEVNLGVSLAGARVLLLGAGGAARGVVLPMLERKPHSLTIVNRTASKADELVAQFASAAGDAACRLTGGGAQAIEAGAYDVIVNATASSLDASLPECSDSAFGSQTLAYDMMYGAQPTVFMQHASKLGARAADGLGMLVEQAAESFFVWRGVRPDGAPVLAALREMLRATQSA; translated from the coding sequence ATGAGTTCGAATCGCACCACGCCGCGCGACAAGTACGCGGTGATCGGCAATCCGATTGCGCACAGCAAGTCGCCGTTGATCCACGCGCAGTTTGCCGAACAGACGGGCGAGCCCGTCGAGTATGGCCGCCTGCTGGCGCCCGTCGACCAGTTCGTCGCGCATGTGCGCGCGTTCATCGAAGAGGGCGGTCGCGGCATGAATGTCACCGTGCCGTTCAAGCTCGACGCGCACGCGTTCGCGACCACGCTGTCGCCGCGCGCGGCGGCAGCGGGTGCAGTCAACACGCTGCGCTTCGAGAAGGACGGCGGCGTGTACGGCGACAACACCGACGGCTTCGGCCTCGTGCGCGATATCGAAGTGAACCTCGGCGTGTCGCTCGCGGGCGCGCGCGTGCTGCTGCTCGGCGCGGGCGGCGCGGCGCGCGGGGTGGTGCTGCCGATGCTCGAACGCAAGCCGCATTCGCTGACCATCGTGAACCGCACGGCGTCGAAGGCCGACGAACTCGTCGCGCAATTCGCGAGCGCGGCCGGCGACGCTGCCTGCCGTCTCACGGGCGGCGGTGCACAGGCGATCGAAGCGGGTGCGTACGACGTGATCGTCAACGCGACCGCGAGCAGTCTCGATGCGTCGCTGCCCGAGTGCAGCGACAGCGCTTTCGGCTCGCAGACGCTCGCATACGACATGATGTACGGCGCGCAGCCGACCGTCTTCATGCAGCACGCGAGCAAGCTGGGCGCACGCGCCGCGGACGGCCTCGGCATGCTGGTGGAACAGGCGGCGGAGTCGTTCTTCGTGTGGCGCGGCGTGCGTCCCGACGGCGCGCCCGTGCTCGCGGCGCTGCGCGAGATGCTGCGCGCCACGCAGAGCGCTTGA
- the mtgA gene encoding monofunctional biosynthetic peptidoglycan transglycosylase, with protein sequence MTKTRRAKGRAVSPARWVMYAGAVFVVAWMATQLFYFAQIAVWNYVNPQSTAFMRSDAWRLSQDRPDLSIQHTWVPYDQISRNLKRAIIASEDANFVNNNGYETDAILQAWERNKARGKIVAGGSTITQQLARNLFLSREKSYVRKGQELIITWMLETLMDKERIFEIYLNSVEWGNGVYGAEAAARYYFRTSAAKLTAGQSARLAVMLPRPKYFDEHRTSGYLAQRARVIARRMGAAELPE encoded by the coding sequence ATGACAAAAACGAGGCGCGCGAAGGGCCGAGCCGTCAGTCCCGCCCGCTGGGTGATGTACGCCGGCGCGGTCTTCGTCGTCGCATGGATGGCGACGCAGTTGTTCTATTTCGCACAGATCGCCGTCTGGAACTACGTGAATCCGCAATCGACGGCGTTCATGCGCTCCGATGCCTGGCGTCTTTCGCAGGATCGTCCGGATCTGTCGATCCAGCACACGTGGGTGCCCTACGACCAGATCTCGCGCAATCTGAAGCGCGCGATCATCGCGTCGGAAGATGCGAATTTCGTCAATAACAACGGCTACGAGACGGACGCGATTCTGCAGGCATGGGAGAGAAACAAGGCGCGCGGCAAGATCGTCGCGGGCGGCTCGACGATCACGCAGCAACTTGCGCGCAATCTGTTCCTGTCCCGCGAGAAGAGCTATGTCCGCAAGGGCCAGGAACTGATCATCACGTGGATGCTCGAGACGCTGATGGACAAAGAGCGAATCTTCGAGATCTATCTGAATTCGGTCGAGTGGGGCAACGGCGTGTACGGCGCGGAAGCGGCGGCGCGCTACTACTTCAGGACATCGGCGGCGAAGCTGACGGCGGGGCAATCGGCACGGCTCGCCGTGATGCTGCCGAGACCGAAATACTTCGACGAGCACCGCACCTCCGGCTACCTCGCGCAGCGTGCGCGAGTGATTGCGCGAAGAATGGGTGCAGCGGAATTGCCTGAGTGA
- a CDS encoding outer membrane protein — MTAIKTLLACAAIALSAAAQAQPTQQQLVDDFSGAYVGAKLGVNVSSASGATNKPTHTTIFPGFVAGYGFTAGPVVLGAELFADLHHGSATFKDGGIDAKIGYPVGRFMPYARLGVTTDWPAPRFNYGLGVEYMFMKNVSLFSEWTHDSTHADNTRWTNNSFVIGANYRFQ, encoded by the coding sequence ATGACAGCAATCAAGACTCTATTGGCATGCGCAGCCATTGCGCTTAGCGCTGCCGCGCAAGCACAACCGACCCAACAGCAACTGGTCGACGATTTTTCTGGCGCATATGTCGGCGCCAAACTTGGCGTGAACGTGTCGAGCGCATCGGGTGCCACGAACAAGCCGACGCACACGACGATCTTCCCCGGCTTCGTCGCCGGTTATGGCTTCACCGCCGGACCCGTGGTACTCGGTGCAGAACTGTTCGCCGACCTGCATCACGGTTCGGCGACCTTCAAGGATGGCGGGATCGATGCGAAGATCGGCTATCCCGTTGGCCGCTTCATGCCATACGCGCGTCTTGGCGTGACCACCGACTGGCCGGCGCCGCGCTTCAATTACGGGCTGGGCGTCGAATACATGTTCATGAAGAACGTGAGCCTGTTCTCGGAATGGACCCACGACTCCACGCATGCGGATAACACGCGCTGGACGAACAACAGTTTCGTGATCGGGGCGAATTACCGCTTCCAGTAA
- a CDS encoding IclR family transcriptional regulator has translation MNKAMTSHVESDAPQAPEAPEVEVPRKPAARPTNGAVVPPPADTIGLPSTLLDITPQQAGTQTLLRGLAILEAAAAGVRDLRTFGAALGTTRSTTHRLVSSLVQARYLRQVQGGYLLGPKLIELGTIALEQMPLTQVARPHLESLAEQTHDTIHLGVRDGDDVLYIDKIPGTRGLEMRSRVGHRMPLASTGIGKAMMLDLVPDQWQSLFDASRRALAGVSFKPDNRPDQQTFMQRMTNYSAGGFTFDLEENEASIRCVAAPVRDASGSIVAALSVASTIPYMSLERMDELIPVVQREARAISEELGWRVPQPTTRRIKR, from the coding sequence ATGAACAAAGCGATGACCTCACACGTCGAGTCCGACGCGCCTCAAGCGCCTGAAGCGCCTGAAGTCGAAGTGCCGCGCAAGCCCGCTGCACGTCCCACGAACGGCGCCGTCGTGCCGCCGCCCGCCGACACGATCGGACTGCCGAGCACGCTGCTCGACATCACGCCGCAACAGGCCGGCACGCAAACGCTGCTGCGCGGCCTTGCGATTCTCGAAGCCGCCGCTGCCGGCGTGCGCGATCTGCGCACCTTCGGCGCCGCGCTCGGCACGACGCGCAGCACGACGCACCGGCTCGTCAGCAGCCTCGTGCAGGCGCGCTATCTGCGCCAGGTGCAGGGCGGCTATCTGCTCGGCCCGAAGCTGATCGAACTCGGCACGATCGCGCTCGAACAGATGCCGCTCACGCAGGTCGCGCGTCCGCATCTGGAATCGCTCGCCGAACAGACGCACGACACCATCCACCTCGGCGTGCGCGACGGCGACGACGTGCTGTACATCGACAAGATTCCCGGCACGCGCGGCCTCGAAATGCGTTCGCGCGTCGGCCACCGGATGCCGCTTGCCTCGACGGGCATTGGCAAGGCGATGATGCTCGACCTCGTGCCCGACCAGTGGCAGTCGCTGTTCGACGCGTCGCGCCGCGCGCTCGCGGGGGTCAGCTTCAAGCCCGACAACCGGCCCGATCAGCAGACCTTCATGCAGCGCATGACGAACTACTCGGCAGGCGGGTTCACGTTCGACCTCGAAGAGAACGAAGCGTCGATCCGCTGCGTGGCGGCGCCCGTGCGCGATGCGTCGGGGTCGATCGTCGCGGCGCTGTCGGTGGCGAGCACGATTCCGTATATGTCGCTCGAACGCATGGACGAACTGATTCCCGTCGTGCAGCGCGAAGCGCGCGCAATTTCGGAAGAGCTGGGCTGGCGTGTCCCGCAACCGACTACCCGCAGGATCAAACGATGA
- a CDS encoding 2-dehydro-3-deoxygalactonokinase, whose translation MNQTGSTLSLEQAQPAQTASHAALIALDWGTTSLRAYLFDAHGAVLDTRASTAGIMNLPRPAAEGGFDAAFDAVVGAWLDQTPDLPVIAAGMVGSAQGWKEAPYVNAPASADALVAGIVRVQTARGVLLNIVPGVLQNGDLPNVMRGEETQIFGALACAQASAASKGMLIGLPGTHAKWVMVREAKIERFDTFMTGEVFAALSEHTILGRTMITPDHPDTAAFLRGVQVARDQGKAGVLATIFSTRTLGLTGQLAREQQPDYLSGLLIGHELSGLEAALAQQQSTLAGNALQLIGNEALCERYRLALAQFGCHQADLVKQATERGLWRIAAQAGLVSEVSDAAQAS comes from the coding sequence ATGAATCAGACGGGTTCGACCCTGTCCCTTGAGCAAGCCCAGCCCGCGCAGACGGCGAGCCACGCCGCACTGATCGCGCTCGACTGGGGTACGACCTCGCTGCGCGCATACCTGTTCGACGCGCACGGCGCCGTGCTGGACACGCGTGCTTCGACGGCGGGCATCATGAATCTGCCGCGCCCGGCCGCGGAAGGCGGTTTCGACGCCGCATTCGATGCCGTCGTCGGCGCATGGCTCGACCAGACGCCCGATCTGCCCGTGATCGCGGCAGGCATGGTCGGCAGCGCGCAAGGCTGGAAGGAAGCGCCGTACGTGAATGCGCCCGCCAGCGCCGATGCGCTCGTCGCAGGCATCGTGCGTGTGCAGACGGCGCGCGGCGTGCTGCTGAACATCGTGCCAGGCGTGCTGCAGAACGGCGACTTGCCGAACGTGATGCGCGGCGAGGAAACGCAGATCTTCGGCGCGCTGGCCTGTGCGCAAGCGTCGGCGGCGAGCAAGGGCATGCTGATCGGTTTGCCCGGCACGCACGCGAAATGGGTGATGGTGCGCGAGGCAAAGATCGAGCGATTCGACACGTTTATGACGGGCGAAGTGTTCGCGGCGCTGTCCGAGCACACCATCCTCGGCCGCACGATGATCACGCCCGACCATCCCGATACGGCTGCCTTCCTGCGCGGCGTGCAGGTCGCGCGCGATCAGGGCAAGGCCGGCGTGCTCGCGACCATTTTCAGCACGCGCACGCTGGGCCTCACGGGCCAGCTGGCGCGCGAGCAGCAACCCGACTATCTGTCCGGCCTTCTGATCGGCCATGAACTGAGCGGCCTCGAAGCGGCGCTCGCGCAACAGCAATCGACGCTCGCCGGCAACGCGCTGCAGCTGATCGGCAACGAAGCGCTGTGCGAGCGTTACCGTCTCGCGCTGGCGCAGTTCGGCTGTCATCAGGCGGACCTCGTGAAGCAGGCGACGGAACGCGGCTTGTGGCGCATCGCGGCACAGGCGGGCCTCGTCAGCGAGGTGTCGGACGCCGCGCAGGCGAGCTGA
- a CDS encoding 2-dehydro-3-deoxy-6-phosphogalactonate aldolase, whose amino-acid sequence MQLDLNLPAPYQPHAGLMAAFDVCPLIAIMRGVTPADAADQGRALYESGFRIIEVPLNSPNPFDSIAAIRQALPADCIVGAGTVLRGELVHDVKAAGGELIVMPHSDPEVVTTAKSLAMACAPGVATMTEAFVALKNGADVLKMFPAEQLDCQVVKAWRAVLHKDVPLLPVGGIAPDNMGPFLSAGANGFGLGSALYKPGQPATTTASHAKAFINGLRIARAGVKK is encoded by the coding sequence ATGCAACTCGATCTGAATCTGCCCGCCCCGTACCAGCCGCACGCCGGCCTGATGGCCGCGTTCGACGTGTGTCCGCTGATCGCGATCATGCGCGGCGTCACGCCCGCCGACGCCGCCGATCAGGGCCGCGCGCTGTACGAATCCGGCTTTCGCATCATCGAAGTGCCGCTCAATTCGCCGAATCCGTTCGACAGCATCGCGGCGATCCGCCAGGCGTTGCCGGCGGACTGCATCGTCGGCGCGGGCACGGTGCTGCGCGGCGAACTCGTGCATGACGTGAAGGCGGCGGGCGGCGAACTGATCGTGATGCCGCACAGCGACCCCGAAGTCGTGACGACGGCGAAGTCGCTCGCGATGGCGTGCGCACCGGGCGTCGCGACGATGACGGAAGCGTTCGTCGCGCTGAAGAACGGCGCCGACGTGCTGAAGATGTTTCCCGCCGAGCAGCTCGACTGCCAGGTCGTGAAGGCGTGGCGCGCGGTGCTGCACAAGGACGTGCCGCTGTTGCCCGTCGGCGGAATTGCGCCCGACAACATGGGGCCGTTTCTGTCCGCGGGCGCGAACGGTTTCGGGCTCGGCTCGGCGCTCTATAAGCCTGGCCAGCCCGCGACGACGACGGCTTCGCATGCGAAGGCGTTCATCAACGGTCTGCGCATTGCGCGTGCGGGCGTGAAGAAATGA
- a CDS encoding SDR family oxidoreductase — translation MKRLQGKVALVTGAGRGIGAAIATAFAREGAAVLLAELDIETAQRTAADIASQVTGGNTLAVQTDVTQSASVQRAVSEAEKAFGPVDVLVNNAGINVFCDPLTMTDDDWRRCFAVDLDGVWNGCRAVLPGMVERGAGSIVNIASTHSFKIIPGCFPYPVAKHGVIGLTRALGIEYAPRNVRVNAIAPGYIETQLTRDWWDGQADPAAAKQATLDLQPMGRIGKPEEVAMTAVFLASDEAPFINASCITVDGGRSALYHD, via the coding sequence ATGAAACGGCTGCAAGGCAAGGTGGCGCTGGTGACGGGCGCGGGACGCGGAATCGGCGCGGCGATCGCGACCGCGTTCGCGCGCGAGGGCGCGGCTGTCCTGCTCGCGGAACTCGATATCGAAACCGCGCAAAGAACGGCCGCCGACATTGCCTCGCAAGTGACCGGCGGAAACACGCTCGCCGTTCAGACGGACGTCACGCAATCGGCCTCCGTGCAGCGCGCGGTGAGCGAAGCGGAAAAGGCGTTCGGTCCCGTCGACGTGCTGGTGAACAACGCGGGCATCAACGTGTTCTGCGATCCGCTGACGATGACCGACGACGACTGGCGCCGCTGCTTTGCCGTCGATCTCGACGGCGTGTGGAACGGTTGCCGTGCGGTGCTGCCGGGAATGGTCGAACGCGGTGCGGGCAGCATCGTGAACATCGCGTCGACACACTCGTTCAAGATCATCCCGGGCTGCTTCCCGTATCCCGTCGCGAAGCACGGCGTGATCGGCCTGACGCGCGCGCTCGGCATCGAGTACGCGCCGCGCAACGTGCGTGTGAATGCGATCGCGCCGGGCTACATCGAAACGCAGCTGACGCGCGACTGGTGGGACGGCCAGGCCGATCCCGCCGCCGCGAAGCAGGCAACACTCGATCTGCAGCCGATGGGACGCATCGGCAAGCCGGAAGAAGTCGCGATGACGGCCGTGTTTCTCGCATCGGATGAAGCACCGTTCATCAACGCGAGCTGTATCACCGTCGATGGCGGGCGCTCGGCGCTCTATCACGACTGA